In the Mus pahari chromosome 19, PAHARI_EIJ_v1.1, whole genome shotgun sequence genome, one interval contains:
- the Slc25a42 gene encoding mitochondrial coenzyme A transporter SLC25A42, with the protein MGNGVQEGSVRLREDAEAVLAGAVSSKRDHRQVLSSLLSGALAGALAKTAVAPLDRTKIIFQVSSKRFSAKEAFRLLYFTYLNEGFLSLWRGNSATMVRVIPYAAIQFSAHEEYKRILGHYYGFRGEALPPWPRLLAGALAGTTAASLTYPLDLVRARMAVTPKEMYSNIFHVFIRISREEGLKTLYFGFTPTVLGVIPYAGLSFFTYESLKSLHREYSGRPQPYPFERMVFGACAGLIGQSASYPLDVVRRRMQTAGVTGHQHGSILSTLRSIVREEGAVRGLYKGLSMNWLKGPIAVGISFTTFDLMQILLRRLQS; encoded by the exons AGAGACCACAGGCAAGTGCTCAGCTCCCTGCTGTCTGGAGCCCTGGCTGGTGCGCTCGCCAAGACAGCAGTAGCCCCCCTGGACCGGACCAAGATCATCTTCCAAG TGTCTTCAAAAAGATTTTCTGCCAAG GAGGCCTTCAGGCTCCTCTACTTCACCTACCTCAATGAGGGCTTCCTCAGCCTTTGGCGCGGGAATTCGGCCACCATGGTGCGAGTGATTCCTTATGCAGCCATCCAGTTCAGCGCACACGAGGAATACAAGCGCATCCTGGGCCACTACTATGGCTTTCGTGGAGA AGCCCTGCCCCCATGGCCACGCCTCCTGGCTGGTGCCTTGGCAGGAACCACCGCGGCTTCCCTCACGTACCCTTTGGACCTGGTTAGAGCAAGGATGGCTGTGACGCCTAAGGAGAT GTACAGCAACATCTTTCATGTCTTCATTCGGATCTCgagagaggaaggactgaagaccCTCTATTTCGGGTTCACCCCCACCGTGCTGGGGGTCATTCCCTATGCGGGGCTCAGCTTCTTTACGTACGAGTCACTGAAGAGCCTGCACCGAG AGTACAGTGGCCGCCCGCAGCCCTATCCCTTTGAGCGCATGGTCTTCGGGGCCTGTGCTGGCCTTATCGGGCAGTCGGCCTCCTACCCTCTGGACGTGGTGCGGCGGCGCATGCAGACAGCAGGTGTCACGGGCCACCAGCACGGCTCCATCCTGAGCACGCTACGCTCCATTGTACGTGAGGAGGGCGCGGTGCGGGGCCTCTACAAGGGCCTGAGCATGAACTGGCTGAAGGGCCCAATTGCCGTGGGAATCAGCTTCACGACTTTCGACCTCATGCAGATCCTGCTGCGCCGGCTGCAGAGCTAG